In one window of Halomarina pelagica DNA:
- a CDS encoding AI-2E family transporter has product MNRHRAVLVALLLVVGLVAAALVRPFLQYVLLAVLLAYLLYPIQRRLAPRIGARVAAGLLIVVTFFLLLLPVAVLLGVAFQQALGLVEMLRTGGMEFEAIERAIRTTTGVPVEIDLALSTIPDRLAEVVRRNGSQGTQRVLSEALALVGTVVDLTIGVFVTLFLFYYLLVDGERVVAWVRRVLPLRPRVQRDLVDECDRLMWAAIVGNVVVAVLQGVLTGVGFFVVGFSDVVFWTVLTVALALLPLIGASVVWVPASGFLLLTGRPIAGLALFGYGALVVSLSDNYVRPMVGGREANLNPGLFLLGIFGGLALVGVMGLFFGPVVLGMAKRIAEVTAAELATEG; this is encoded by the coding sequence ATGAACAGACACCGGGCGGTGCTGGTCGCGCTCCTGCTCGTCGTCGGCCTCGTCGCCGCCGCGCTGGTCCGCCCGTTTCTGCAGTACGTCCTCCTCGCGGTCCTCCTCGCGTACCTCCTCTATCCGATACAGCGCCGCCTCGCCCCGCGCATCGGGGCGCGCGTCGCCGCCGGCCTGCTCATCGTCGTCACCTTCTTCCTGCTGTTGCTCCCCGTCGCCGTGTTGCTCGGCGTGGCCTTCCAGCAGGCGCTCGGCCTCGTCGAGATGCTCCGGACGGGCGGGATGGAGTTCGAGGCGATCGAGCGGGCGATCCGAACGACGACCGGCGTCCCCGTCGAGATCGACCTCGCCCTGTCGACGATTCCCGACAGGCTCGCCGAGGTGGTGCGGCGAAACGGATCCCAGGGGACCCAGCGGGTGCTCTCGGAGGCGCTGGCGCTCGTCGGTACGGTCGTCGACCTCACCATCGGGGTCTTCGTCACGCTGTTTCTGTTCTACTACCTCCTCGTCGACGGCGAGCGGGTCGTGGCGTGGGTCCGCCGCGTCCTGCCGCTCCGTCCCCGCGTCCAGCGCGACCTGGTCGATGAGTGCGACCGGCTCATGTGGGCGGCCATCGTCGGCAACGTGGTCGTGGCCGTCCTCCAGGGGGTGCTGACCGGGGTCGGCTTCTTCGTCGTCGGCTTCTCGGACGTCGTCTTCTGGACCGTCCTGACCGTCGCGCTCGCGCTGCTCCCGCTCATCGGCGCGTCGGTCGTCTGGGTCCCCGCGTCGGGGTTCCTCCTGCTGACCGGGCGACCGATCGCCGGCCTCGCCCTGTTCGGATACGGGGCGCTCGTCGTCAGCCTCTCGGACAACTACGTCCGGCCCATGGTCGGCGGACGCGAGGCGAACCTCAACCCCGGGCTGTTCCTGCTCGGCATCTTCGGCGGCCTCGCGCTCGTCGGCGTCATGGGGCTGTTCTTCGGTCCGGTCGTCCTCGGGATGGCGAAACGGATCGCCGAGGTCACCGCGGCCGAACTGGCGACGGAGGGGTGA
- a CDS encoding fumarylacetoacetate hydrolase family protein codes for MKLARIETDDGTVTGECDPETGIVDADGTRYAPDEYDLLAPCEPTALYCVGRNYAATIEQMDYDRPEEPDFFIKPPVSVLAPGAPIEYPAFTDELTYAGELAAVVDRECRDLREGEVDDAVRGYTIMNDLDALDQPGRTARKTFDGSAPLGPYLETDVDPTDLEMRTLVAGEERQSATTAQMLFSPREVISFLSERFTFRPGDVIAFGSPANPGLLERGDDVEITYEGVGTLRNTVA; via the coding sequence GTGAAACTCGCACGCATCGAGACCGACGACGGCACCGTCACCGGCGAGTGCGACCCGGAGACCGGGATCGTAGACGCCGACGGAACGCGCTACGCCCCCGACGAGTACGACCTGCTCGCGCCCTGCGAGCCGACGGCGCTCTACTGCGTCGGGCGCAACTACGCCGCGACGATCGAGCAGATGGACTACGACCGCCCGGAGGAACCGGACTTCTTCATCAAACCGCCCGTCTCCGTGCTCGCGCCCGGAGCGCCCATCGAGTACCCGGCGTTCACCGACGAACTCACCTACGCGGGCGAACTCGCGGCGGTCGTCGACCGCGAGTGTCGGGACCTTCGCGAGGGGGAGGTCGACGACGCGGTGCGCGGTTACACGATCATGAACGACCTCGACGCGCTCGACCAGCCCGGACGGACGGCCCGGAAGACCTTCGACGGCTCTGCGCCGCTCGGCCCGTACCTCGAGACTGACGTGGACCCGACCGACCTCGAGATGCGGACGCTCGTCGCCGGCGAGGAGCGCCAGTCGGCGACGACCGCGCAGATGCTCTTCTCGCCGCGCGAGGTGATCTCGTTCCTATCGGAGCGGTTCACCTTCCGGCCGGGGGACGTGATCGCCTTCGGTAGTCCCGCAAACCCCGGACTCCTCGAGCGGGGCGACGACGTGGAGATCACCTACGAGGGCGTCGGGACGCTTCGCAACACGGTCGCGTGA
- a CDS encoding SDR family NAD(P)-dependent oxidoreductase — protein MLSDTTAFVTGASQGLGRAIARTLADRGASVALAARNEEGLAETADAIPEDRALVVPTDVTDEAAVADSIEETVAAFGGLDCLVNNAGIAGPTKRLEEIAAAEWTEVQDVNVLGPFLCAKHAASHLRASDRGSIVTISSIGGKKPYPLRSPYAASKMAVVGLTRALAFELGPDDVTVNAICPGAVEGDRIERVFAARARELGVSVEEAKRSMVLDDLPIEELVPPAEVAELVAYLAGPHARHVTAQDLNVDSGATWY, from the coding sequence GTGCTTTCCGACACGACAGCCTTCGTCACCGGCGCGAGTCAGGGTCTCGGCCGGGCGATCGCGCGAACGCTCGCCGACCGGGGGGCGTCCGTCGCGCTCGCGGCGCGCAACGAGGAGGGGCTGGCGGAGACGGCGGACGCGATCCCCGAGGATCGGGCGCTCGTCGTCCCGACAGACGTGACCGACGAGGCGGCGGTCGCCGACTCGATCGAGGAGACCGTCGCCGCGTTCGGCGGCCTCGACTGCCTCGTCAACAACGCGGGCATCGCCGGCCCGACCAAACGACTGGAGGAGATCGCGGCGGCGGAGTGGACCGAGGTGCAGGACGTGAACGTCCTCGGGCCGTTCCTCTGTGCGAAGCACGCCGCGTCGCACCTCCGGGCGAGCGACCGGGGGAGCATCGTCACGATCTCCTCCATCGGGGGGAAGAAGCCCTACCCCCTCCGATCGCCCTACGCCGCCTCCAAGATGGCCGTCGTCGGCCTCACGCGGGCGCTCGCCTTCGAACTCGGCCCGGACGACGTCACCGTCAACGCGATCTGCCCCGGGGCCGTCGAGGGAGACCGCATCGAGCGCGTCTTCGCGGCGCGCGCCCGCGAGCTGGGCGTGAGCGTCGAGGAGGCGAAGCGCTCGATGGTGCTCGACGACCTGCCCATCGAGGAACTCGTCCCCCCGGCGGAGGTCGCCGAACTGGTCGCCTACCTCGCCGGACCGCACGCCCGGCACGTCACCGCCCAGGATCTCAACGTGGACTCGGGCGCGACGTGGTACTGA
- a CDS encoding M24 family metallopeptidase, producing the protein MTTRLPEREYDARLSTVRDRLARTTADAAVWFGATDIAYLTGFHHVQTERPVVLAVTEERAEITVPRLEVERVAGNPRIDAVHTYFDYPGGMPIATAVSMLRRLDAESVLADADGAPGTMGYRGPELSAYLDVERQDWVWRMRWAKSEAEVALIRESARWANLGHRYLADYAEPGAHPATVSQRAATDASRAMLDTLGDRYVERVRGTGPVRAGFVSARETALPHGHTPNRRLREGDVIVTGASANVDGYHSELERTMFVGEPTDEQVHYFELMLEAQTIAIEALGPGVPVADVDQAVWDYFREQGVTDLARHHVGHNIGMDGHEPPYLDRGWGEAQADPGNRLIEPGHVYTIEPGLYTGTEGYRHSDTVAITEDGTERLTYFPRELEGNVIRYR; encoded by the coding sequence ATGACTACGCGACTCCCCGAACGCGAGTACGACGCGCGCCTGTCCACCGTGCGCGATCGCCTCGCGAGGACCACCGCCGACGCGGCGGTGTGGTTCGGCGCGACCGACATCGCCTACCTGACGGGGTTCCACCACGTGCAGACCGAGCGCCCGGTGGTCCTCGCGGTGACCGAGGAGCGCGCCGAGATCACGGTGCCGCGCCTCGAAGTCGAGCGCGTGGCCGGGAACCCCCGCATCGACGCCGTCCACACCTACTTCGACTACCCCGGCGGGATGCCGATCGCGACGGCCGTCTCGATGCTCCGGAGACTCGACGCCGAGTCGGTGCTGGCGGACGCGGACGGCGCGCCGGGGACGATGGGCTACCGGGGACCGGAACTCTCAGCGTACCTCGACGTGGAGCGACAGGACTGGGTGTGGCGGATGCGCTGGGCGAAGTCGGAGGCGGAGGTGGCGCTGATCCGGGAGTCGGCGCGCTGGGCGAACCTCGGCCACCGGTACCTCGCGGACTACGCCGAACCGGGGGCGCACCCCGCGACGGTGAGCCAGCGCGCCGCGACGGACGCCTCGCGGGCCATGCTCGATACGCTTGGCGACCGCTACGTCGAGCGCGTCCGGGGGACCGGTCCGGTGCGCGCCGGGTTCGTCAGCGCCCGCGAGACCGCCCTCCCGCACGGCCACACCCCGAACCGCCGGTTGCGCGAGGGCGACGTCATCGTCACCGGCGCGTCGGCGAACGTCGACGGGTACCACTCCGAACTCGAGCGGACGATGTTCGTCGGCGAACCGACCGACGAGCAGGTCCACTACTTCGAACTGATGCTCGAAGCCCAGACGATCGCCATCGAGGCGCTCGGGCCGGGCGTCCCCGTGGCCGACGTCGATCAGGCGGTGTGGGACTACTTCCGGGAGCAGGGGGTGACCGACCTCGCGCGCCACCACGTCGGCCACAACATCGGGATGGACGGCCACGAACCGCCGTACCTCGACAGGGGGTGGGGGGAAGCGCAGGCCGACCCCGGAAACCGCCTGATCGAACCCGGCCACGTCTACACGATCGAACCCGGCCTCTACACCGGCACCGAGGGCTATCGCCACTCCGATACGGTCGCGATCACCGAGGACGGAACCGAGCGGCTGACCTACTTCCCCCGCGAACTCGAGGGGAACGTCATCCGATACCGTTGA
- a CDS encoding M14 family zinc carboxypeptidase: MRRRTYLKATGTALLGLAATGRAAADGSSDRRGVYRPGGPWPGSEQAFNLDGFHTNEELAAELRKIDRRSDRITLRRIGESAGLGEPIWEVTVGDGDTSVHLINQIHGDEPVGTEVTLDLIRDLALGNSGRVETLLDGLSFTIVPRVNPDGAMFEYDIDGDGRAEWIGRRYNTQAWEPGDSRYEPYYHYRYPADAPPGYDMNRDFNVLPPGDLPDPIPEEWWTVEDGEAFLDVPYEGYTLRSSGLRLAPEVRAVTESALRADPDYAITHHHQGRYLYPDSGDGNRPPKQTIMSVMPAYGPVYRERSPFDFPGADVEQVVDPFIDAETSQRSLQLNVLVANALAERGDSVFDSVTRYGYYPLWGSYLDTVCPQTGAAGLLYEVTGQTDDRGQQGLGQMIQATKEGFAATFEAMADGSIADVDAEDYWDIPLTGEPLSNPHGVELPTR, from the coding sequence ATGCGTCGACGTACGTATCTGAAGGCGACGGGCACAGCGCTCCTCGGACTGGCGGCGACGGGGCGGGCGGCCGCGGACGGATCGAGCGACCGGCGGGGGGTCTACCGACCGGGCGGTCCGTGGCCGGGGAGCGAGCAGGCGTTCAACCTCGACGGGTTCCACACGAACGAGGAACTCGCCGCCGAACTCCGGAAGATCGACCGGCGGAGCGACCGGATCACCCTTCGACGGATCGGCGAGTCGGCGGGCCTCGGCGAGCCCATCTGGGAGGTCACCGTCGGCGACGGCGACACGAGCGTTCACCTCATCAACCAGATCCACGGCGACGAGCCGGTCGGGACAGAGGTCACTCTCGACCTGATCCGCGACCTCGCGCTGGGTAACTCGGGACGGGTCGAGACGCTGCTCGACGGGCTCTCGTTCACCATCGTCCCGCGGGTGAACCCCGACGGCGCGATGTTCGAGTACGACATCGACGGCGACGGGAGAGCGGAGTGGATCGGGCGGCGCTACAACACCCAGGCGTGGGAGCCGGGCGACTCGCGCTACGAGCCGTACTACCACTACCGGTACCCGGCGGACGCGCCGCCGGGCTACGACATGAACCGCGACTTCAACGTCCTCCCGCCGGGTGACCTCCCCGATCCGATCCCCGAGGAGTGGTGGACCGTCGAGGACGGCGAGGCCTTCCTGGATGTGCCGTACGAGGGGTACACCCTCCGCAGCAGCGGCCTGCGTCTCGCGCCGGAGGTCCGCGCCGTCACGGAGTCGGCCCTCCGCGCCGATCCCGACTACGCCATCACCCACCACCACCAGGGGCGGTACCTCTACCCCGACTCCGGCGACGGCAACAGGCCGCCGAAGCAGACGATCATGAGCGTGATGCCGGCCTACGGGCCGGTCTACCGCGAGCGGTCGCCGTTCGACTTCCCCGGCGCGGACGTAGAGCAGGTCGTCGACCCGTTCATCGACGCGGAGACGAGCCAGCGGTCGCTCCAGCTCAACGTGCTGGTCGCGAACGCCCTCGCCGAGCGCGGCGACAGCGTCTTCGACAGCGTCACCCGCTACGGCTACTACCCGCTGTGGGGGTCGTACCTCGACACGGTGTGCCCGCAGACGGGCGCGGCCGGCCTGCTCTACGAGGTGACCGGTCAGACCGACGACCGCGGCCAGCAGGGTCTCGGGCAGATGATCCAGGCGACGAAGGAGGGGTTCGCGGCGACCTTCGAGGCGATGGCCGACGGCTCCATCGCGGACGTGGACGCCGAGGACTACTGGGACATCCCGCTCACGGGCGAACCGCTCTCTAACCCACACGGCGTGGAGCTACCGACGCGCTGA
- a CDS encoding SDR family NAD(P)-dependent oxidoreductase: MTDHTTLSDESPDGRRPLALVTGASRGLGATVSTLLAREGYDLVVTARTATDLDARAGALREAGGSDATVHAVPGDVSDADHRRDLARVVEETGDGLDLLVNNASTLGPSPLPPLAEYPLGALADVFEVNAVAPLGLVQELLPALRARSGLVVNVTSDAASEGYPGWGGYGASKAALDLLSRTLAAEFDGEVAVVSVDPGDMRTGMHRRAFPGEDVSDRPHPDVTIPFWLWLLGRDPRAVSGRRFRAQGDRWTEAD, from the coding sequence ATGACAGATCACACGACTCTATCCGACGAATCGCCCGACGGGCGACGGCCGCTCGCGCTGGTCACGGGCGCGAGCCGCGGGCTCGGCGCGACCGTCTCGACCCTGCTCGCGCGCGAGGGCTACGACCTCGTCGTAACCGCTCGAACCGCTACCGACCTCGACGCACGCGCCGGCGCGCTCCGCGAGGCCGGCGGGAGCGACGCGACGGTCCACGCGGTCCCGGGTGACGTGTCGGACGCCGACCACCGACGCGACCTCGCCCGCGTCGTCGAGGAGACGGGCGACGGCCTCGACCTGCTCGTGAACAACGCATCGACGCTCGGACCGTCGCCGCTCCCGCCGCTCGCCGAGTACCCCCTCGGTGCGCTGGCGGACGTCTTCGAGGTGAACGCCGTCGCGCCGCTCGGTCTCGTACAGGAACTCCTCCCGGCCCTGCGCGCCCGCTCGGGTCTCGTCGTCAACGTCACGAGCGACGCCGCAAGCGAGGGCTACCCGGGATGGGGCGGCTACGGGGCGAGCAAGGCCGCGCTCGACCTCCTCTCGCGGACGCTCGCGGCGGAATTCGACGGCGAGGTGGCCGTCGTGAGCGTCGATCCCGGCGACATGCGCACGGGGATGCACCGGCGAGCCTTCCCGGGGGAGGACGTCTCCGATCGTCCGCACCCCGACGTGACGATCCCGTTCTGGCTGTGGCTGCTCGGGCGCGACCCGCGGGCCGTGTCGGGTCGGCGGTTCCGGGCGCAGGGCGACCGCTGGACGGAGGCTGACTGA
- a CDS encoding gamma carbonic anhydrase family protein: MDRRHYAFEGTEPEIHGNAHVSNESTLVGDVEIESNANVWPNAVLRGDIGPVRVGPESHVGENATIHASTVGQRSMIAAGAVLNDAEVGDNVLVGFNATVNEVTIGAGSIVAAGAVVLQNTDVPPHSFVHGVPALTTPLEETGLNAEGLFEAYSTGKYANLAARHEELFE; the protein is encoded by the coding sequence ATGGACCGCCGCCACTACGCCTTCGAGGGCACCGAACCCGAAATTCACGGGAACGCGCACGTCAGCAACGAGTCCACGCTCGTCGGCGACGTCGAGATCGAATCGAACGCCAACGTCTGGCCGAACGCGGTGCTCCGTGGGGACATCGGCCCCGTCCGCGTCGGCCCCGAGTCCCACGTCGGTGAGAACGCGACGATCCACGCCTCCACCGTCGGTCAGCGGTCGATGATCGCCGCCGGCGCGGTGCTCAACGACGCGGAGGTGGGCGACAACGTCCTCGTCGGGTTCAACGCCACCGTCAACGAGGTCACGATCGGCGCGGGGAGCATCGTCGCCGCCGGGGCCGTCGTCCTCCAGAACACGGACGTCCCGCCTCACAGCTTCGTCCACGGCGTCCCGGCGCTGACGACGCCACTCGAGGAGACGGGGCTGAACGCGGAGGGGCTGTTCGAGGCGTACTCGACGGGCAAGTACGCGAACCTCGCCGCCCGTCACGAAGAGCTGTTCGAGTGA
- a CDS encoding SOS response-associated peptidase — protein sequence MCGRYSIFAPPDELEERFDAAFVTDPRPRYNAAPGQSLPVIRDASRDAITGARWGLVPSWADGPSGGFINARAETLGEKPAFRDAYAERRCLVLADGFYEWVETDVGKRPYRITRLDGDPFALAGLWETWTPAVTQTGLDEFAGGADDAGSGPDRSVEPLETFTIVTREPTPLLADYHHRMALLLRPDDEAAWLDGDRVEAFDPPADDELRAYPVSTLVNDPANDSPAVVEEVSP from the coding sequence ATGTGCGGCCGCTACAGCATCTTCGCCCCGCCCGACGAACTGGAGGAGCGTTTCGACGCCGCGTTCGTCACCGACCCTCGCCCGCGCTACAACGCCGCGCCGGGCCAGTCCCTCCCCGTGATCCGCGACGCCTCGCGAGACGCGATCACCGGGGCGCGCTGGGGGCTGGTCCCGTCGTGGGCCGACGGCCCGTCGGGCGGGTTCATCAACGCCCGCGCGGAGACGCTCGGCGAGAAGCCGGCATTCCGCGACGCCTACGCCGAACGGCGCTGTCTCGTGCTCGCGGACGGCTTCTACGAGTGGGTCGAGACCGACGTCGGCAAGCGCCCCTACCGGATCACCCGCCTCGACGGCGACCCATTCGCGCTTGCCGGACTGTGGGAGACGTGGACGCCGGCGGTGACGCAGACCGGGCTCGACGAGTTCGCGGGCGGCGCGGACGACGCGGGGAGCGGACCGGACCGGAGCGTCGAACCCCTGGAGACGTTCACGATCGTGACGCGCGAGCCGACGCCCCTCCTCGCGGACTACCACCACCGGATGGCGCTGCTCCTCCGCCCGGACGACGAGGCGGCGTGGCTCGACGGCGACCGCGTCGAGGCGTTCGACCCGCCCGCTGACGACGAACTGCGCGCGTATCCGGTCTCGACGCTGGTGAACGACCCCGCGAACGACTCGCCCGCGGTCGTCGAGGAGGTCAGCCCGTAG
- a CDS encoding redox-regulated ATPase YchF, with translation MSYRIGLVGKPSVGKSSLFNAATMNDVPEGAYPFTTIDPSVGEAYVRVECAAPEFGETCTPETGFCRDGTRFVPTKLVDVAGLIPGAHEGKGLGNQFLTDLNEADVLIHVVDFSGTTDAEGEATEGHDPREDVAFLEEELDMWYLEILEKGIDRYENAYRGAEAEIEESLAEQMNAFRTNAEEIKQVVLSLGLELDPETWEAADRLELAREIRRRTKPMVIAANKMDTPEAQANYEEIASDPEYDHLSFVPVSAHAEKALKTAAEGGVVEYTPGDDDFEVTGDLSMEQRRGLERIRDFTTEYGGTGVQRALEAALFDELGVVAVFPGSARGVKTSEGKVLRDCFLLPPDSTTEDFAYFLHTDIGDGLLYGVDCRTKRQIGSDRELAHRDVVEIVTTN, from the coding sequence ATGAGTTACCGGATCGGCCTCGTGGGCAAGCCCTCGGTGGGCAAGTCCTCCCTCTTCAACGCGGCGACGATGAACGACGTGCCCGAGGGCGCGTACCCGTTCACGACCATCGACCCGAGCGTCGGCGAGGCGTACGTCCGCGTCGAGTGCGCCGCCCCCGAGTTCGGCGAGACGTGCACGCCCGAGACGGGCTTCTGCCGGGACGGGACGCGCTTCGTCCCGACGAAACTGGTTGACGTGGCGGGGCTCATCCCCGGCGCGCACGAGGGGAAGGGACTCGGCAACCAGTTCCTCACCGACCTGAACGAGGCCGACGTGCTGATCCACGTCGTCGACTTCTCCGGGACGACCGACGCGGAGGGCGAGGCGACGGAGGGCCACGATCCGCGCGAGGACGTCGCCTTCCTGGAGGAGGAACTCGACATGTGGTACCTCGAGATCTTAGAGAAGGGGATCGACCGCTACGAGAACGCCTACCGGGGGGCCGAGGCGGAGATCGAGGAGTCGCTCGCCGAGCAGATGAACGCCTTCCGAACGAACGCAGAGGAGATAAAGCAGGTCGTGCTGTCGCTCGGCCTCGAACTCGACCCCGAGACGTGGGAGGCGGCCGACCGCCTCGAACTCGCCCGGGAGATCCGGCGTCGCACGAAGCCGATGGTGATCGCCGCGAACAAGATGGACACCCCGGAGGCGCAGGCGAACTACGAGGAGATCGCGTCGGACCCCGAGTACGACCACCTCTCGTTCGTTCCCGTCAGCGCGCACGCCGAGAAGGCGCTCAAGACCGCCGCGGAGGGGGGCGTCGTCGAGTACACTCCCGGCGACGACGACTTCGAGGTGACGGGCGACCTCTCGATGGAGCAGCGGCGCGGCCTCGAACGGATTCGCGACTTCACGACCGAGTACGGCGGGACGGGCGTCCAGCGCGCGCTCGAGGCGGCGCTGTTCGACGAACTCGGCGTCGTCGCGGTCTTCCCCGGGAGCGCCAGGGGCGTGAAGACCTCCGAGGGGAAGGTGCTGCGCGACTGTTTCCTCCTCCCGCCGGACTCGACGACGGAGGACTTCGCGTACTTCCTGCACACCGACATCGGCGACGGCCTGCTCTACGGCGTCGACTGCCGGACGAAGCGCCAGATCGGATCGGACCGCGAACTCGCCCACCGTGACGTCGTCGAGATCGTCACGACGAACTGA
- a CDS encoding purine nucleoside permease, translating to MTHESPVELRALVLPAFSFEWGDAPSELAPWLDRYDVAREIAVPGAADAVRCTDRGIGVATTGMGKAQAAATVTALHRSPRLDLSRAYVVTAGVAGGSPSAGTIGSVFLADAVADWDRKFRWDPDGGEGDGEGPTIGPLPFDPEPAVYRLNADLVAAARRATADVTLRDLPEARAYRERYPQEAARGAPAVEVGTTLCGDEFWHGERLAAAAEELVEGYGVGPHATTEMEDYGTALALDRVGRLDRYLNVRAVANFDRPAPGQSARESIDEDVEAFVGLAVENAFRVASAFVEHVTGRWEAYRDGVPSHPE from the coding sequence ATGACGCACGAATCACCCGTCGAACTGCGGGCGCTCGTCCTGCCCGCCTTCTCGTTCGAGTGGGGCGACGCGCCGAGCGAACTCGCCCCCTGGCTCGACCGCTACGACGTAGCGCGCGAGATCGCCGTCCCCGGCGCGGCCGACGCGGTGCGCTGCACCGACCGCGGGATCGGCGTCGCGACGACCGGCATGGGGAAGGCGCAGGCGGCGGCGACGGTGACGGCGCTCCATCGCAGCCCCCGCCTCGACCTCTCGCGGGCGTACGTCGTGACCGCGGGCGTCGCCGGCGGCTCGCCGTCGGCCGGCACGATCGGCTCCGTGTTCCTCGCTGACGCCGTCGCCGACTGGGACCGCAAGTTCCGCTGGGATCCGGACGGCGGCGAGGGCGACGGCGAGGGGCCGACGATCGGTCCGCTACCGTTCGATCCCGAGCCCGCCGTCTACCGGCTGAACGCGGACCTCGTCGCGGCGGCGCGGCGGGCGACGGCGGACGTCACCCTCCGCGACCTCCCCGAGGCGCGGGCGTACCGGGAGCGCTACCCCCAGGAGGCCGCCCGCGGGGCTCCGGCCGTCGAGGTCGGGACGACGCTCTGCGGCGACGAGTTCTGGCACGGGGAGCGCCTCGCCGCGGCGGCCGAGGAACTGGTCGAGGGGTACGGCGTCGGACCGCACGCGACGACCGAGATGGAGGACTACGGGACGGCGCTCGCGCTCGACCGCGTCGGCCGCCTCGACCGCTACCTGAACGTCCGCGCGGTCGCCAACTTCGACCGGCCCGCGCCCGGTCAGTCCGCCCGCGAGAGCATAGACGAGGACGTCGAGGCGTTCGTCGGCCTGGCCGTCGAGAACGCGTTCCGCGTGGCGTCGGCGTTCGTCGAACACGTCACGGGGCGCTGGGAGGCGTACCGCGACGGCGTCCCGTCGCACCCCGAGTAG
- a CDS encoding DUF5789 family protein: MSPDPDRAEDRMGERQHERTERVEDVLDGVREDLGDRKYPVTSEELAMEYADQPLDMPNETETLGSVFDRLVDEEYDSPEEVREAVYRELTGEAEGPEEYNEQRDLEQIDEVDGKTETDWQ; this comes from the coding sequence ATGTCTCCGGACCCCGACCGAGCGGAGGATCGGATGGGCGAACGGCAGCACGAGCGCACCGAGCGCGTCGAGGACGTCCTCGACGGCGTTCGCGAGGACCTCGGCGACCGGAAGTACCCGGTGACGAGCGAGGAGCTGGCGATGGAGTACGCCGATCAGCCCCTCGACATGCCGAACGAGACGGAGACGCTGGGGAGCGTCTTCGACCGCCTGGTCGATGAGGAGTACGACTCGCCCGAGGAGGTTCGCGAGGCCGTCTATCGCGAACTCACCGGCGAGGCCGAAGGACCGGAGGAGTACAACGAGCAGCGGGACCTCGAACAGATCGACGAGGTCGACGGGAAGACGGAGACGGACTGGCAGTGA
- a CDS encoding S-adenosylmethionine:tRNA ribosyltransferase-isomerase has translation MGTVDALPAFDRPAGLEATAPPEARGLRRDEVRLLVSTPGGHSHGRFADLTARLRPGDVLVVNRSGTLPASLLATAPFGAFLCNLSTDYGRGVWLVEPRRDAETPGPLALAPGDRFDIGGVEGTVLAPYPGIPRLLFVRFDGDVRAAMDRVGRPIRYGYLDGEYPLSAYRTHFAEVPGSAEMPSAARPFTARVVDSLRERGVEFAAVTLHAGVSSIEPADADGPPLLPEPFAVPAATARAVAAAREEGGRVVAVGTTVVRALETAWRGGAVRPARGFARTFVTPERGVSAVDGLLTGFHDPGTTHLAMLTAVAGRSKATAPDDGASDPIAGRRLVLDGYREAVARGYRWHEFGDSHLLLPAA, from the coding sequence ATGGGGACCGTCGACGCCCTCCCCGCGTTCGATCGACCCGCCGGCCTGGAGGCGACCGCTCCGCCGGAGGCCCGCGGCCTGCGCCGCGACGAGGTGCGCCTCCTGGTGAGCACGCCCGGCGGTCACTCCCACGGGCGGTTCGCTGACCTCACGGCTCGCCTGCGGCCGGGCGACGTCCTCGTCGTCAACCGAAGCGGGACGCTCCCCGCCTCTCTCCTGGCGACCGCTCCGTTCGGCGCGTTCCTGTGCAACCTCTCGACCGACTACGGACGCGGCGTCTGGCTGGTCGAACCCCGCCGAGACGCCGAGACCCCGGGCCCGCTCGCCCTCGCGCCCGGCGACCGCTTCGACATCGGGGGCGTCGAGGGCACCGTACTCGCCCCCTATCCCGGCATTCCTCGACTGCTGTTCGTCCGGTTCGACGGGGACGTCCGCGCGGCGATGGACCGCGTCGGGCGACCCATCCGATACGGCTACCTCGACGGCGAGTACCCGCTCTCGGCCTACCGGACGCACTTCGCCGAGGTGCCGGGGAGCGCCGAGATGCCCTCCGCCGCGCGTCCGTTCACCGCGCGCGTCGTCGATTCGCTCCGCGAGCGGGGCGTCGAATTCGCAGCGGTGACGCTCCACGCGGGCGTGTCGAGCATCGAACCGGCCGACGCCGACGGCCCACCCCTGCTCCCCGAACCGTTCGCGGTGCCGGCGGCCACCGCCCGCGCGGTCGCCGCCGCCCGCGAGGAGGGAGGGCGGGTCGTCGCGGTTGGGACGACGGTGGTCCGGGCGCTCGAGACCGCCTGGAGGGGTGGTGCGGTTCGTCCGGCGCGTGGGTTCGCCCGGACGTTCGTCACCCCGGAGCGCGGCGTCAGCGCCGTAGACGGCCTCCTGACCGGCTTCCACGATCCGGGAACGACGCACCTCGCGATGCTCACCGCCGTCGCCGGTCGATCGAAGGCGACCGCTCCCGACGACGGCGCGAGCGACCCAATCGCCGGACGCCGACTCGTGCTGGACGGCTATCGAGAGGCCGTGGCGCGGGGCTACCGCTGGCACGAGTTCGGCGACAGTCACCTGCTGCTCCCCGCCGCGTGA